The following are from one region of the Treponema denticola genome:
- a CDS encoding tetratricopeptide repeat protein, with protein sequence MYSELKEGINLYNKKDYQEALVFFLSVSTEDVLIKIEINYYIGLIYSRLSEYEQALEYLEQVVTASKDIAKVYQCRLILAFIYANTGRTRLAEFELSKLIEAGYESVQVFSSLAYVYYEHHETEKAIDYYEKALKTAPENSTALNGLAYILAETDRDLTRSLLLCKKAVEKQPENPAYLDSMALIYHKMNLPSEAKSYITRAKEKLPDNKIILKHFEMISSDAREA encoded by the coding sequence ATGTATTCCGAATTAAAAGAGGGGATAAACCTATATAACAAAAAAGACTATCAGGAAGCTTTAGTTTTCTTTTTAAGTGTAAGCACTGAAGATGTTCTTATAAAAATCGAAATAAACTATTATATAGGACTAATATATTCCCGCTTGTCGGAGTATGAGCAGGCTCTTGAATATCTTGAGCAGGTAGTAACTGCAAGCAAGGATATTGCAAAGGTTTATCAATGCAGATTGATATTAGCCTTTATCTATGCAAATACGGGCCGAACCAGACTTGCAGAGTTTGAGCTTTCAAAACTTATCGAAGCCGGTTATGAGTCGGTACAGGTTTTTTCTTCATTGGCTTATGTTTATTATGAACACCATGAAACCGAAAAGGCCATCGACTATTATGAAAAAGCCTTAAAAACCGCTCCGGAAAACAGCACGGCCTTAAACGGCCTGGCCTATATCTTGGCCGAAACGGATAGAGATCTGACACGCTCCTTGCTCCTCTGCAAAAAAGCCGTAGAAAAACAGCCCGAAAATCCGGCTTATTTGGATTCGATGGCTTTAATCTATCATAAGATGAACCTCCCTTCGGAAGCTAAATCCTATATTACTCGAGCTAAAGAAAAATTACCCGATAATAAGATTATACTCAAACACTTTGAAATGATAAGTTCTGATGCACGGGAGGCTTAG
- a CDS encoding galactokinase, whose amino-acid sequence MQKIVTFHIDEYGDEPEVCAAAPGRFHLLGEHTWFAQGNTLSMSINHYLYACASRRSDNNFRLFSISLNERKKISYSGLRYKREDRWANAVKAVISAFNDFGHHVSGLNFTILSEIPADAGLGTPNALKTATALILRKMFAPKLTKSDLVDILEHANVQHLNTYAHRADILCALFAKSNHCVRTDHRKKTADIYPFPIEGHSIILTDSRVPRIIAREELTSRLDECVEAYELVKKQPDMPKNMMHLTEKMLEEIDIPESVRRRVTYIIRESLSVDEAVDALKRKDNIMLSRILNRSHDGLRDRFEISCPELDWLVKRSLEFMEPSVTNLVCSRMTGKGFGGCTYTILRDEDAKAYIEKVGDYERIFGFKPLVYMAKPTGSARTF is encoded by the coding sequence ATGCAAAAAATAGTTACATTTCATATTGACGAATATGGAGATGAACCTGAAGTATGTGCTGCCGCTCCGGGGCGGTTTCATCTTCTAGGTGAACATACATGGTTTGCACAAGGAAATACTCTTTCCATGAGCATTAATCACTATTTATATGCTTGTGCATCCAGGCGCAGTGATAATAACTTTAGGCTGTTTTCAATTTCGCTTAATGAGCGGAAGAAAATATCTTATTCAGGTCTCAGATATAAGAGGGAAGACAGATGGGCTAATGCGGTTAAGGCCGTTATTTCGGCATTTAACGACTTCGGACATCATGTTTCCGGCTTAAATTTTACTATTTTGTCCGAAATACCTGCGGATGCGGGCTTGGGAACGCCCAACGCTCTTAAAACGGCAACAGCCCTCATATTGAGGAAGATGTTTGCCCCAAAACTTACCAAAAGCGATTTGGTAGATATTCTTGAACATGCTAATGTTCAACATTTAAATACTTATGCACATAGAGCGGATATTTTATGTGCTCTTTTTGCAAAATCCAATCACTGTGTGCGTACCGACCATCGAAAAAAAACTGCGGATATTTATCCTTTTCCAATCGAGGGTCATTCCATTATATTAACGGATTCCCGTGTACCCCGCATAATCGCCCGCGAAGAGTTGACGTCCAGATTGGATGAATGTGTAGAGGCCTATGAGCTGGTAAAAAAACAGCCGGATATGCCTAAAAATATGATGCATTTGACCGAAAAAATGCTTGAAGAAATCGATATCCCCGAGTCGGTGAGGAGAAGGGTTACCTATATTATAAGAGAATCTTTAAGTGTTGATGAAGCTGTGGACGCCCTAAAGCGCAAAGATAATATAATGCTTTCACGTATCTTAAACCGCTCGCATGACGGGCTTAGAGACCGCTTCGAGATTTCCTGTCCCGAATTGGATTGGCTGGTCAAGCGCTCCCTTGAGTTTATGGAGCCTTCGGTAACCAACCTTGTGTGTTCACGAATGACGGGAAAGGGATTCGGCGGCTGTACTTATACTATTCTTAGAGATGAAGATGCAAAAGCTTATATAGAAAAAGTTGGAGATTACGAAAGAATTTTCGGATTTAAACCTTTGGTATACATGGCTAAGCCTACAGGCTCTGCAAGAACCTTTTAA